A part of Lacinutrix sp. 5H-3-7-4 genomic DNA contains:
- the ahcY gene encoding adenosylhomocysteinase — MSTKTIPYVPNKVKDMSLAAWGRKEIELAEAEMPGLMSLREEYKNEQPLKGARIAGCLHMTIQTAVLIETLQALGAEVTWSSCNIFSTQDQAAAAIADAGTAVYAWKDMTEEEFDWCIEQTLFFGEDRQPLNMILDDGGDLTNMVLDKYPELAEGIKGLSEETTTGVHRLYERVKNGTLPMPAINVNDSVTKSKFDNKYGCKESAVDAIRRATDVMLAGKRVTVCGYGDVGKGTAASFKGAGSIVTVTEIDPICALQAAMDGFEVKKLETVVGNSDIVITTTGNKDIVRAEHFKAMKDKTIVCNIGHFDNEIQMAWLNENYGNTKNTIKPQVDKYTIDGKDIIILAEGRLVNLGCATGHPSFVMSNSFTNQTLAQIELWKNSDNYENDVYMLPKHLDEKVAKLHLEKIGVELTELKDYQADYIGVTVEGPYKPEHYRY, encoded by the coding sequence ATGAGCACTAAAACAATTCCTTACGTACCTAATAAGGTAAAAGATATGTCTCTTGCCGCTTGGGGAAGAAAAGAAATAGAATTAGCCGAAGCAGAAATGCCTGGTTTAATGAGTTTACGCGAAGAGTATAAAAACGAGCAACCATTAAAAGGCGCTAGAATTGCAGGATGTTTACACATGACTATTCAAACTGCTGTTTTAATTGAAACTTTACAAGCTTTAGGCGCAGAAGTTACTTGGAGTTCTTGTAACATTTTCTCTACACAAGATCAAGCTGCTGCTGCAATTGCAGATGCAGGAACCGCTGTTTATGCATGGAAAGACATGACAGAAGAAGAGTTTGATTGGTGTATAGAACAAACTTTATTTTTTGGTGAAGACAGACAACCATTAAACATGATTCTTGATGATGGTGGAGATTTAACAAATATGGTATTAGATAAATATCCAGAATTAGCTGAAGGAATTAAAGGTTTAAGTGAAGAAACGACAACAGGTGTTCACAGACTTTACGAACGTGTAAAAAATGGAACTTTACCAATGCCAGCAATTAACGTAAACGACTCTGTAACCAAGTCTAAATTCGATAATAAATATGGTTGTAAAGAAAGTGCTGTAGATGCTATACGTCGTGCAACAGATGTTATGCTTGCTGGTAAGCGTGTAACTGTATGTGGTTATGGCGATGTTGGTAAAGGTACTGCTGCGTCTTTTAAAGGAGCAGGAAGTATTGTTACCGTTACAGAAATTGATCCAATTTGTGCTTTACAAGCTGCAATGGATGGTTTTGAAGTTAAAAAATTAGAAACTGTCGTTGGAAATAGTGACATTGTAATTACTACAACTGGGAATAAAGACATTGTTCGTGCAGAGCACTTTAAAGCAATGAAAGACAAAACCATAGTATGTAACATTGGACATTTTGACAATGAAATACAAATGGCTTGGTTAAACGAAAACTACGGAAACACTAAAAATACTATCAAGCCTCAAGTAGATAAGTATACTATTGATGGTAAAGATATTATTATTTTAGCCGAAGGTCGTTTAGTAAACTTAGGTTGTGCAACTGGTCACCCTAGTTTTGTAATGAGTAACTCTTTTACAAATCAAACTTTAGCACAAATTGAGCTTTGGAAAAACAGTGATAATTATGAAAATGACGTTTATATGTTACCAAAACATTTAGATGAGAAAGTAGCAAAATTACACTTAGAAAAAATTGGTGTTGAGTTAACAGAACTTAAAGATTACCAAGCAGATTATATTGGTGTAACCGTAGAAGGACCATATAAGCCTGAGCACTACAGATATTAA
- a CDS encoding 4'-phosphopantetheinyl transferase superfamily protein, with protein MPLYKTISVNSQTTVKIWKIEESFSELMDPISLKDDSLTRVGKMKSELHQRGFLSVRHLLAAFGYTDHDLYYDNNGKPHLKDGKEISITHSFTFSGVIISDTKIGIDIEKQREKIVKIAGKFVDYEFDYLDKKCAEYVKKLTVIWCIKESLYKLYATPGLSFLQNTLVIPFELQDKKTISWIDYNNKKTRYNVEFLEFEGFTCAYALL; from the coding sequence ATGCCTCTTTATAAAACCATTAGTGTAAACTCACAAACTACTGTTAAAATCTGGAAGATAGAAGAGTCTTTTAGTGAATTAATGGATCCAATTTCTTTAAAAGATGACAGCCTTACTCGTGTTGGTAAGATGAAAAGCGAACTACACCAGCGTGGCTTTTTAAGTGTTAGGCATCTACTTGCTGCATTTGGCTATACAGACCACGATTTATATTATGATAATAATGGAAAGCCACATTTAAAAGATGGTAAAGAAATTTCTATTACGCACTCGTTTACATTTTCGGGTGTTATAATTAGTGATACTAAAATAGGAATTGATATAGAAAAGCAAAGAGAAAAAATTGTAAAAATAGCTGGTAAGTTTGTAGATTATGAGTTTGATTATCTAGACAAAAAATGTGCAGAATACGTTAAAAAACTTACTGTAATTTGGTGTATAAAAGAATCTTTATACAAATTATATGCAACTCCAGGATTAAGTTTTTTACAAAACACTTTGGTGATTCCTTTTGAGTTACAAGATAAAAAAACAATATCTTGGATAGATTATAATAACAAAAAAACGCGTTATAATGTTGAGTTTTTAGAGTTTGAGGGATTCACATGTGCTTATGCTTTACTTTAA
- a CDS encoding geranylgeranylglyceryl/heptaprenylglyceryl phosphate synthase → MKEILNNIILSSKLKKPLLAILIDPDKFNINNTSQFIDKAHKSRATHIFVGGSTVKKNETQELVLVLKKHTQLPVVLFPGDVSQLAKTADALLYLVLVSGRNPEYLIEQQIKSVPFLRSTALEVIPTGYILIDGKKHTATQKVTNTKPLDSVSEIVDTAKASEYLGYKLIYLEAGSGAKQEVSANIIKAVKKDVNLPLIVGGGIRNKKQLETAYNAGADVVVIGTAFEEDESFFNDLSKNLV, encoded by the coding sequence ATGAAAGAGATTTTAAATAATATAATACTGTCATCTAAATTAAAGAAACCATTGTTGGCTATTTTAATAGATCCAGATAAATTTAATATAAATAATACATCGCAATTTATAGATAAAGCTCATAAATCTAGGGCAACACATATATTTGTTGGAGGCAGTACAGTAAAAAAAAACGAAACTCAAGAGTTAGTTTTAGTTTTAAAAAAACACACACAGTTACCAGTAGTTTTATTTCCAGGAGATGTTAGCCAGCTTGCAAAAACTGCCGATGCTCTTTTGTATTTGGTTTTAGTTTCTGGCAGAAACCCAGAATATTTAATAGAGCAACAAATAAAATCTGTTCCATTTTTAAGGAGCACAGCGTTAGAAGTTATCCCAACCGGTTATATTTTAATTGATGGAAAAAAGCATACAGCAACACAAAAAGTAACAAACACAAAACCTTTAGATAGTGTTTCAGAAATTGTAGATACAGCAAAAGCTTCAGAGTATTTAGGCTATAAGTTAATATACTTAGAGGCAGGAAGTGGTGCAAAACAAGAAGTTTCAGCTAATATTATTAAAGCAGTAAAAAAAGATGTAAACTTACCATTAATAGTTGGTGGCGGAATAAGAAATAAAAAACAACTTGAAACTGCTTATAATGCAGGAGCAGATGTTGTGGTAATTGGTACTGCTTTTGAAGAAGACGAATCGTTTTTTAATGATTTAAGTAAAAATTTAGTTTAA
- a CDS encoding thiamine-binding protein, with amino-acid sequence MKISVELTLTPLQDDFEPVIIKFIKKLRASNLKVLENPLSTQVYGDYDEVMRLLTTEIKESFQLIENGLIYIKIVKSDRHDYEPNF; translated from the coding sequence ATGAAAATTTCGGTAGAGTTAACTTTAACGCCATTACAAGATGATTTTGAGCCAGTAATAATTAAATTTATAAAAAAACTAAGAGCTTCTAACTTGAAAGTTTTAGAAAACCCTTTAAGTACACAGGTTTATGGTGATTATGATGAAGTGATGAGGTTGTTGACAACAGAAATAAAAGAATCGTTTCAGCTTATAGAAAATGGATTGATTTATATAAAAATTGTAAAATCAGATCGTCACGACTATGAACCAAATTTCTAA
- the pnuC gene encoding nicotinamide riboside transporter PnuC: MNQISNFFFETYQNRETYLIILEAIAFVFGIASVVFAKRENILVYPTGLVATIITVYIFLHDELMGDMMLNFYYSVMSIYGWWNWSRKKEDKYVVPISRTNNKEKAIGFLMFLITMVVTYFVYKAYGTTIDSSNYIDIFTSGVFFTAMWFMANKKLENWTLWIFADLITVPLYAYRGWGMFSLQYLIFTILAIQGYLTWKKSLNKQKVTA; the protein is encoded by the coding sequence ATGAACCAAATTTCTAACTTCTTTTTTGAAACTTACCAAAATAGAGAAACCTATTTAATAATTTTAGAAGCCATAGCTTTTGTTTTTGGTATTGCCAGTGTAGTTTTTGCAAAAAGAGAGAACATTCTTGTTTATCCAACAGGTTTAGTAGCAACAATTATTACAGTTTACATATTTCTACATGATGAATTAATGGGTGATATGATGCTGAATTTCTATTACTCTGTAATGAGCATTTACGGTTGGTGGAATTGGTCCAGGAAAAAAGAAGATAAATACGTTGTTCCAATTTCAAGAACAAATAATAAGGAAAAAGCGATAGGTTTTTTAATGTTTTTAATCACAATGGTAGTTACTTATTTTGTTTATAAAGCTTATGGTACAACAATAGACTCGTCTAATTATATAGATATTTTTACATCTGGAGTGTTTTTTACAGCAATGTGGTTTATGGCAAATAAAAAACTAGAAAACTGGACACTTTGGATTTTTGCCGATTTAATAACAGTCCCATTATATGCTTATAGAGGTTGGGGAATGTTTTCTCTACAGTATTTAATATTTACCATATTAGCAATACAAGGATATTTAACATGGAAAAAAAGCTTGAACAAACAAAAAGTGACTGCTTAA